In the genome of Ignavibacteriales bacterium, one region contains:
- a CDS encoding glycyl-radical enzyme activating protein, producing MNMTGIIFDIKRFAIHDGPGIRTTVFFKGCPLRCWWCQNPESLNNSPAISYSNNTGLTSSDFCLEESEKVIRKISVDDLLIEITKDRIFYDESGGGVSFSGGEPLMQVEFLKSILDKCRYQGIHTTVDTSGYAPTESFEEILPLVDLFLFDLKIIDDHLHQKYTDASNFLILKNLKFLLERGSKVIIRIPLIPGITDTKKNIEDIFSLLKTFDSISRIDLLPYNEIAEIKYKRLGRTRKLDSLKSQSDEKLEEIKSQLEMLNLEVTIRG from the coding sequence ATATAAAACGTTTTGCCATTCACGATGGTCCGGGAATAAGAACAACTGTTTTTTTCAAAGGCTGCCCGCTACGATGCTGGTGGTGCCAAAACCCTGAAAGCCTCAATAACTCGCCTGCTATTTCTTATTCAAATAACACCGGGTTAACTTCATCCGATTTTTGTCTGGAGGAATCAGAAAAAGTGATTCGTAAAATTTCAGTTGATGATTTATTGATTGAGATTACGAAGGACAGAATTTTTTATGATGAATCCGGTGGAGGGGTTTCCTTCAGCGGTGGAGAACCATTGATGCAGGTTGAATTCTTAAAATCAATTCTTGACAAATGCAGATATCAGGGCATTCATACTACAGTTGATACATCGGGTTACGCACCAACTGAATCTTTTGAGGAGATACTTCCGCTTGTTGATTTATTCCTTTTTGATTTGAAAATAATTGATGATCATTTACATCAAAAATATACTGATGCATCAAATTTTTTAATATTAAAAAATCTGAAATTTCTTCTTGAAAGAGGGAGTAAGGTTATAATAAGAATACCGCTGATACCCGGGATAACAGACACCAAAAAAAATATTGAAGACATATTCTCATTGCTTAAAACTTTTGATTCTATTAGCAGGATAGATCTTCTTCCTTACAATGAAATTGCAGAGATAAAATATAAAAGACTTGGAAGAACAAGGAAACTTGATTCATTAAAATCTCAGTCAGATGAAAAACTGGAAGAAATAAAATCACAATTGGAAATGTTAAACCTTGAAGTAACTATAAGGGGATAG